A window of Rhizobium sp. CC-YZS058 genomic DNA:
CCCGCGCCACCAGCCCGATGGTTATCCATGAAACGCAGGACCGCGCTGTCGCTCTCTTCGAGGACGCCCAGCAGCCGGCCAATACCAACATTGCATCGCCCTCGTCGCGCAAGCTGGCGCTGACGCAGCTGACCGACCGGACCTGCAAATGGCCGATCGGCGATCCGATGAAGGACGAGTTCCACTTCTGCGGCAACGATGCGCCGGATACGTCGCCCTACTGCACCTTCCATGCCCGCCTCGCCTACCAGCCCTCTGCCGAGCGCCGCCGCATGCGCTGAGTGCGCAAACGGAAAACGAATGAGAAGAAGCCCTTCCCGCCTCGTGTTCGGAAGGGCTTTTTCGTTCGTGCCGGGGTGTGAAGCGTCCGGCCGAGGGTCCGATCAGCCTTCCAGCGAATAGCCGGCGCCGCGCACGGTGCGGATGACGTCCTGCATGTTGGCGAAGTTCAGCGCCTTGCGCAGCCGGCCGACATGAACGTCGACCGTGCGTTCATCGACATAGATGTCATGTCCCCAGACGCCGTCGAGCAATTGCGAGCGCGAAAAGACGCGGCCCGGCGAGGACATGAAGAATTCCAGCAGGCGGAACTCCGTCGGGCCGAGACGCACCTCGCGGCTCTTGCGATGCACGCGATGGGTCTCGCGGTCGAGCTCGATATCGCCGCATTTCAGGAGCGAGGAGAGCACTTCCGGCCGGGCTCGCCGCAGCATGGCGCGCACCCGCGCGATCAGTTCCGGCGTAGAGAACGGCTTGACGACATAATCGTCGGCTCCTGTCGCCAGGCCACGGACGCGCTCGCTCTCTTCGCCGCGTGCGGTCAGCATGATGATCG
This region includes:
- a CDS encoding GcrA family cell cycle regulator — protein: MNWTDERVEKLKKLWAEGLSASQIAAQLGGVSRNAVIGKVHRLSLPGRAKAGGSAPAATRPKRPATPVRPVSAAPATQAQEQPRAVAPRPAARATSPMVIHETQDRAVALFEDAQQPANTNIASPSSRKLALTQLTDRTCKWPIGDPMKDEFHFCGNDAPDTSPYCTFHARLAYQPSAERRRMR
- the phoB gene encoding phosphate regulon transcriptional regulator PhoB, coding for MQPKIAVVEDEEALSVLLRYNLEAEGFEVDTIARGDEAEIRLQERLPDLLILDWMLPGVSGIELCRRLRQRNETERLPIIMLTARGEESERVRGLATGADDYVVKPFSTPELIARVRAMLRRARPEVLSSLLKCGDIELDRETHRVHRKSREVRLGPTEFRLLEFFMSSPGRVFSRSQLLDGVWGHDIYVDERTVDVHVGRLRKALNFANMQDVIRTVRGAGYSLEG